In Setaria italica strain Yugu1 chromosome IX, Setaria_italica_v2.0, whole genome shotgun sequence, the genomic stretch CAGTGCGCGAACCCCAGCGTGTGCGCCCCTGCAAACACAACACAAATTCTTCTTccttcaacaaaaaaaaatataaaaaacaaTTCTCGCTGTTTTCTCGGAGTTTTTTATTCTTTGATTGAATGGTGTTGCGGTACACGTAGGAGCTGACGCTCCGTCCAATTAAAAATGCGTCCTGGACGATGCTCCTGCTGCTACGTGACACTGATCCCACGagtttttctcttcttctaaGTTTTCGAGTTTCGACAGCTCATTTGGCAGGCCCGTCGTGCCTCAATGCGTGGGCCGAAATTATGGAGGTGGACGCTCCCTGAGTCGCAAACGGCCTGGGTTGGATCATGGCCGAGCTGcgtgtggaggaggaggatgatatACATGGAGTACAATAATGCGATGCTGACCTTTCTTTCACGTGCAAGCAAGGGGCGGGCGGCTATCAATCCAGTCCGGCAACCGGCATGACAGCCAGTCGCCACAGTTGACCCCTTTCAGATCCGTCGACCAGCTACAGTGCAAGACTGCAAGTGTGCAACACACTCCTAGCACTATTCGCCTATTCGTTAGTAACTGTGATAAACTGGTCACCTCTGTCGTTCTAACCTAGGGATAATATGGTAATGCAATTTTCTATTGTGCTACGGATCTCTCGAGCCCACACAATTCATTGCAGCATTGGGGGTGACTATTTGCTTGACTCGAAAGACATGGAACAGAGCACATGGAAATCTGTCTCTGCACTTCACTAATCACTACGACCGGTAAGTACAGCAGCTGGAGTAACTATTTTCTTTATGAAAGAACAGGCACCGGAGCAAGGAATTTAGTTGGGGTAGTAGTGGCAGTAATTATTTGCTTACCAGATAGAGCGATCATGTCGGCCTGCGACAGGTTTTTGGCGGCGAACAGCGTCGTCAGCTGGTCCAGGTcgaacgacggcggcggcagcttcccGTCGACGTTGGTCGACAGCGACACCAGCCCGTCCAGCCTCCCGAGCTCCACCGCGTACGACGGCCCGCCAGCCTGCACGGATCGAGGTCGTTACGCACGCGGACCAGAGCCCCGTACACTTTACGCAGGGAATCCTGGAAAGTTGGGGGGCTTTGCAGGTGTAGATTTGGGGGACGGAAAGGTTCGATttccgtggcggcggcggcggcattgaTGTGCGCCGCGTGCTGCGGCGACGTACCAGGGCGATGACGTCCCGGGTGGCCAgggcgaggatgtcggcgcaggagacctGGTTCGTGCACGCCGGcacggcgtcgacggcggcctTGGCCTTGATGACCGTGTCgaagccgtcgccggcgagggagaGGTTGCTGGGGTGGTCCTTCTCCGCCGTGTTGTTCCCCGTCGACACCATGATCACGGACGCGTCGCATCCCTGGGGATCACAGTCAGGGTCACATGCCGAGCAATTAAGCGCACATGCGGATGCGGCGCCGTCCCGCTTCCCTCAGTCTCTGTCTTTGGAACCAAAATCTTGGCAAAGAAAAGGGAAATCTCTTTGTTGTTGGTGcaagcgagggagggagggagggaagaacGGACCtcgacgaagcagtcgtggaagaagagGCGAATGGtggcgccgacggcgacgggctGGTCCTGGACCTTCTGGGACACGGCGTCGCGCACGATGCTCTCCAGGTCGGGGCACACCGCGGCGTAGTAGTCCTGCCGCAGctgcgccgccacgccggcggccgccgcgagcGCCGCCAAGAACGCCGCCAGGATCCTGATCTCTGCGCCCATCCCGTGCTAGCCGCCGCGCGCTCTCCCCTTCTCTCACTCTCCTCTCCCCGCGCTCCCCACCGGCTTCGCACGCAACGCTCTCTCGCCCCCTGCCGATGGCCGAGTGTCTCGCACTCTCACGCAGTGGCTTAATGGCCTATGACACCACACCAGCGggcagcggcgcgcgcggcTGGGGCACTGCGAGCGATGATGACGCTGTCGAGCGCTGCGTGCGCTGTGGTGGCTGCTGGTGGCGACCGACCGGTGAGGTTATGATCGGTCGATGCAGTAGAAGCCAAGTCTCCTCGGAGTGGGGGGAGTCAGTGAGCCGAGCGAGAGAGTTAATACGCGCGGAggcgggctggcggcggcgcgccgtacGTACAGGATCGACGGCTGGCGCGGGCGCCGTGATCCGTGTGCGGCGGTGGATGGCGAGGAGCGGCCGGGCGAGGGATCTAGAAGAAGCGGCGCCCACGGGAACACATGCGCCTGTCTACAACCTATCCGCCCGGCGCGGGGTGGGGCGGGTTGTGGCCCGTGCCCTGGGCGGATGCGGTGTGGTTAGCTGGCCGCCCGCGCTGCAAACATGTGTGCGAACGCAACCTCCACATGGCGCGGTTGGTGCGCGCCTGGAGCTACATGCCGCGTCTGCGTGCTCACGACAGGGTTCGCGTTTTTGCAGCCGTGACGCCAGAGGCACAAGTAACAATGCCGTTACTGGattcagagaaaagaaaatgccGTTGTTGTACTCGGTAGCAGAAAGTAGCTAGTAGCAACTAGCAACTCATGATTCTTCAGAGATTCGCAGTGATCACATGAGAGGAGGAAGCAACCAGCAGGATTGTAAAAAAATAGTTCACTTTGCTGGGTAATGTGTTTTTCTAGCTACTAATAAAGCTGGAATGTGTTTCAAGGTTGTAATGGGATGGAGTGGTACTATAAGACCAGAATACCGTGTTGCGCGCACTTGCCGTAATGTGCACTCCGGCTACGGAAACTGGAAACATGACTTGATCTTCTAACTCGAGGGAACTGAAAACAAGGTCCCTAGGATAAATGTACCGCTCCACTACTACACCACGGTAACATATTAGACGCAAAGATCGCACATGTATCACGCGACCTATGGCACTGCACTGAGCGGTTCCGTGCACGTTCGTCAGCCGATGCCGCGATGACTCTTATGGAGATTGCAGATGCAGATAAGAGCTTCCGCCCCTCTGGAAAGGCGAGTGCGGCCAAGGTCCTTCGGCCTGCATCCCGGGGCAGGTTTTCTCTGATTGGAGACGTCCGGAACCGGCCATTACTAGCTAGATGGCCAGAGCCGAAAGGTGTGCATAATTGGTGCGTGACCCATTGCAGCGCCTCCCCTCCCATCCAAAAAGTGGCGTCTGCCTGGAAAGAGTTGCGTTGCTTCTTCAACCTTCCGGCGGCAGCCCGTAGCCGCCATCGTGCTACTCCTTGTTCTTGGCACCACCTTGGATCGTAGCATCAAATCAGCTCCCCCTCTTTTCCAGAACAAACGTGGCAGGTGCGTCAAGTAACTAGACTACAGCACTAGCAGTAGTTATGTGCTCGGGCACACGTAATGCCTCCTTTTCGATCCGTTGTGATAGCAGCAGCACCGCGCACTACTGGGGGCTCGTTCCAGGGCAACGGTCGGAGAGGAAAATGACGTGTGTTGTTGTGAACGTTGGTGGTGATGTTGACATCCACCGAACTGatccgcccccccccccccccagggaccattttccgaatttaggatctttcgacccgatcggcagtactaacttccataccaa encodes the following:
- the LOC101757945 gene encoding peroxidase 51 — translated: MGAEIRILAAFLAALAAAAGVAAQLRQDYYAAVCPDLESIVRDAVSQKVQDQPVAVGATIRLFFHDCFVEGCDASVIMVSTGNNTAEKDHPSNLSLAGDGFDTVIKAKAAVDAVPACTNQVSCADILALATRDVIALAGGPSYAVELGRLDGLVSLSTNVDGKLPPPSFDLDQLTTLFAAKNLSQADMIALSGAHTLGFAHCNTFAGRIQPESVDPTMNATYAADLQAACPAGVDPNIALQLDPVTPQAFDNQYFVNLVNGRGLFTSDQVLYSDARSQPTVVAWAQNATDFEQAFVDAMTKLGRVDVKTDPSLGNIRRDCAFLN